Proteins encoded by one window of Winogradskyella sp. PG-2:
- a CDS encoding glycosyltransferase family 4 protein: MDNKRVLLIASFAGSLIRFRGDFIKSLIADGFDVFTAAPTYTDSYRQQISDMGATPIEFNLQRTGLNPIKDLKSILELKSIIKENKIDLVFPYTVKPVIYGSIAANMTKTPVISLITGLGYTFTGLTAKARNLQRFNETLYKLAIRKNKVIVFQNRDDYQLFLDRKVISENQRVDFVSGSGINLNQFKFKEKNATEKVSFLLVARLIKEKGIALYMEAAKILKAKYPKAEFHLIGAPETSPSAISEDELKELHSEGVIVFHGKQRNIEEHLHNRDIFVLPSYYREGLPRTTLEACACGNPIITTDSVGCRESVKDGINGFLIEPQNLEALVKPMKYFITNPNKIKEMGINSRKYAEERFDVDIINKDLINLINSVLN, translated from the coding sequence ATGGATAATAAAAGAGTATTATTAATAGCATCTTTTGCTGGATCTCTAATTAGATTTAGAGGGGATTTCATAAAAAGTTTAATCGCAGACGGATTTGATGTATTTACAGCTGCTCCCACCTATACAGATTCATATCGTCAACAAATTAGTGATATGGGAGCGACACCTATTGAATTTAATTTGCAACGTACCGGTCTAAATCCTATAAAGGATCTTAAATCAATTCTAGAGTTAAAATCTATTATAAAAGAAAATAAAATTGACTTAGTTTTTCCATATACTGTAAAGCCAGTTATTTATGGCTCTATAGCAGCAAATATGACAAAAACACCTGTTATTTCCTTAATCACAGGGTTAGGATATACTTTTACTGGATTAACCGCGAAGGCAAGAAACTTACAACGTTTTAACGAGACACTTTATAAACTAGCAATTAGAAAAAATAAGGTTATCGTATTTCAAAATAGAGATGATTATCAATTATTCTTAGATAGAAAAGTTATCTCTGAAAATCAACGCGTAGATTTTGTAAGTGGATCTGGTATTAATCTTAATCAATTTAAATTTAAAGAGAAGAATGCCACAGAGAAAGTTAGCTTTCTTCTTGTTGCTAGATTGATTAAAGAAAAAGGAATTGCTTTATATATGGAAGCTGCAAAAATACTGAAAGCTAAATATCCAAAAGCAGAATTTCACTTAATAGGAGCGCCAGAAACATCACCTTCTGCTATTAGTGAAGATGAGCTCAAAGAATTACATAGTGAGGGAGTTATTGTATTTCATGGTAAACAAAGAAATATTGAAGAGCACCTTCATAATAGAGATATTTTTGTTTTACCAAGCTACTATAGAGAAGGTTTACCGAGAACTACTCTTGAAGCTTGCGCATGCGGAAACCCAATAATAACAACAGATTCTGTTGGTTGTAGAGAATCTGTAAAAGATGGCATCAATGGCTTCTTAATAGAACCTCAAAATCTTGAAGCTTTAGTAAAGCCTATGAAGTACTTTATTACTAACCCAAATAAAATTAAAGAAATGGGAATAAACAGTAGAAAGTATGCCGAAGAACGATTTGATGTCGATATTATAAATAAAGACTTGATTAATTTAATCAATAGTGTCCTAAATTAA
- a CDS encoding sugar transferase: MKFYSTFIKRLFDFLAALVGLIIVSPLLLTLIIILTISNNGKPFFYQTRTGKNRKLFTIIKFKTMNDKTDENGELLPVKYRITKTGDFCRKYSLDEIPQLINILKGDMSLVGPRPLLPKYLDLYSERQNRRHEVTPGISGWAQVNGRNAISWEQKFEYDVYYVDNQSFMLDLKIIFMTIDKVISRKDVYYSDTDDMPVFTGSND; the protein is encoded by the coding sequence ATGAAATTTTATTCAACATTTATAAAACGTCTATTTGACTTTTTAGCAGCTTTAGTGGGGTTGATAATTGTTTCACCTCTATTGTTAACTTTAATTATCATTTTAACCATATCTAATAACGGTAAGCCTTTCTTTTATCAAACAAGAACAGGTAAAAACAGAAAACTGTTTACTATTATTAAGTTTAAAACTATGAATGATAAAACTGATGAAAACGGTGAACTTTTACCAGTTAAATATCGTATTACTAAAACTGGAGATTTTTGTAGAAAATATTCACTAGATGAAATTCCTCAACTAATAAATATCTTAAAAGGTGATATGAGTTTAGTAGGTCCTCGCCCACTCTTACCAAAATACTTAGACCTTTACAGCGAAAGACAAAATAGAAGACATGAAGTAACACCTGGTATTTCAGGTTGGGCTCAGGTTAATGGTAGAAATGCCATAAGTTGGGAGCAAAAATTTGAATACGATGTCTATTATGTAGATAATCAATCATTTATGCTAGACTTAAAAATCATTTTCATGACTATAGATAAAGTTATAAGCAGAAAAGATGTTTATTATTCTGATACTGACGATATGCCAGTATTTACAGGCTCTAATGACTAA
- a CDS encoding HAD family hydrolase: MDIKINRHTVIVFDLDDTLYNELDYLKSAYRFIAKNLEQNNWKTLYSIMFSLYRSNENVFKYLATKYNTEVTSLVEMYRNHNPDIQLFDGVLDIMNSIKAKQGKLGIITDGRVKTQSAKLKSLGIEHLFDHIVISEALGSEKPNEVNYKTIESTLSGKVYYYIADNIKKDFISPNALGWKTVGLIDNGLNIHSNAYLYPNREHMPQFFIESYKEMHIL; encoded by the coding sequence ATGGATATAAAGATTAATCGCCACACAGTTATAGTTTTTGATTTAGATGATACTCTTTACAATGAATTAGATTATCTTAAATCTGCTTACCGTTTTATCGCAAAAAATTTAGAACAAAATAACTGGAAAACTTTGTACTCGATTATGTTTTCATTGTACAGATCTAATGAAAATGTTTTCAAATATTTAGCAACAAAATATAATACTGAAGTTACTTCACTTGTAGAAATGTATAGGAATCATAATCCTGATATTCAGTTATTTGATGGTGTGTTAGATATTATGAATTCCATAAAAGCTAAGCAAGGTAAACTAGGAATTATTACAGATGGACGAGTAAAAACCCAATCTGCTAAACTCAAATCTTTAGGAATAGAGCATCTTTTTGATCACATCGTAATTTCTGAAGCTTTAGGCTCTGAAAAACCAAACGAAGTCAATTATAAGACTATTGAAAGCACTTTATCTGGTAAAGTCTATTATTATATTGCAGATAATATTAAGAAAGATTTTATCTCACCTAATGCATTAGGTTGGAAGACTGTAGGATTAATTGACAATGGCTTAAATATTCATAGTAATGCCTATTTATATCCAAATAGAGAACACATGCCTCAGTTCTTTATAGAATCCTACAAAGAGATGCACATCTTATAA
- a CDS encoding ATP-grasp domain-containing protein, with protein MNILITSAGRRVSLIRSFQRELKKVYPNAKVFASDSNPMLSAACQIADNFFEVPRLDESVYMNSLIEICKQNDISLIIPTIDTELYQLASHKSRFEESGITILVSSLEFIKKCRDKREIHKFFESKGVNVAMEYSKDNYQLPIFIKPIDGSRSIDTYIITNENEISNYHRSNEKLMFLEYINQNEFDEFTCDLYFSKSNELLCAVPRKRIEVRDGEVYKAVTKNNALVKYIRKHLNNIDGAAGCLTVQFFMHKEDITKIIGIEINPRFGGGFPLTYLAKGNFPKWIIEEYMLNKTIDYKFDIWESDLLMIRYDDEVLVHGYKD; from the coding sequence ATGAACATACTAATTACTTCAGCTGGTAGGAGAGTCTCTCTGATTAGATCTTTCCAAAGAGAGTTGAAAAAAGTATATCCAAATGCAAAAGTGTTTGCTTCGGATTCTAATCCTATGCTTTCCGCTGCTTGCCAAATAGCTGACAATTTTTTTGAAGTACCTAGATTAGACGAGTCTGTATACATGAATTCTCTTATAGAAATATGTAAACAAAATGATATATCTTTAATTATTCCTACAATAGATACAGAACTTTACCAACTTGCTAGTCATAAATCTCGCTTTGAAGAAAGTGGTATAACTATTTTAGTATCTTCATTAGAGTTTATTAAAAAGTGCAGAGATAAGAGAGAAATTCATAAATTTTTTGAATCTAAAGGTGTTAATGTAGCAATGGAATATTCTAAAGATAATTATCAACTCCCAATTTTCATTAAGCCTATTGATGGTAGTAGAAGTATAGACACTTATATAATTACTAATGAAAATGAGATTTCTAATTATCACAGAAGTAATGAAAAATTAATGTTTTTAGAGTACATCAATCAAAATGAATTTGATGAATTTACCTGTGATTTGTATTTTTCAAAATCTAATGAATTATTGTGTGCTGTTCCTCGAAAACGTATAGAAGTTAGAGATGGTGAGGTATATAAGGCCGTTACAAAAAATAATGCTCTAGTAAAATATATAAGAAAGCATTTAAATAATATTGATGGAGCTGCAGGTTGCCTTACAGTTCAGTTTTTTATGCACAAAGAAGACATTACTAAAATTATTGGTATAGAAATAAATCCAAGATTTGGTGGTGGCTTCCCTTTAACTTATTTAGCAAAAGGTAATTTTCCTAAATGGATCATCGAAGAATATATGCTTAATAAAACTATTGATTATAAATTTGATATTTGGGAGAGTGATTTATTAATGATTAGATATGACGATGAAGTTTTAGTACATGGATATAAAGATTAA
- a CDS encoding DegT/DnrJ/EryC1/StrS family aminotransferase has protein sequence MNPKIWLSSPHMSGVEQTYIKEAFDTNWIAPLGPNVNGFESDLQSYLNEDRHVGALASGTSALHLSLIILGVSNGDEVICQSKTFSASANPIMYQGATPVFVDSEKDTWNMCPIQLEIAIKDRISKGKTPKAIIPVHLYGMPYKVDEIHKIAKSYNIPIVEDSAESLGSVYKGQNCGTFGDLSILSFNGNKIITTSGGGAIVTKTKEHKEQAIFLATQARDNAPHYQHSSIGYNYRMSNIVAGIGRGQMTILDSHVAKRRSNHELYRKTFRNIDKISFLLEPEGSFSNRWLSCILLDSKETREGLRLALEKENIESRPLWKPMHQQPIFKSAPSYLNGVSDDLFNRGLCLPSGSNLSDMELSRVTYAINTYFAL, from the coding sequence ATGAATCCTAAAATATGGTTGTCATCACCTCATATGAGTGGGGTTGAACAAACTTACATTAAAGAAGCCTTCGATACTAATTGGATTGCCCCATTAGGACCTAATGTTAATGGTTTCGAATCTGATTTACAATCTTATCTAAACGAAGATAGACATGTTGGTGCATTAGCATCTGGTACTTCGGCATTACACTTAAGCCTTATTATTCTTGGTGTTAGTAATGGTGATGAAGTCATTTGTCAAAGTAAAACATTTTCTGCATCTGCAAATCCAATAATGTATCAAGGAGCTACACCTGTTTTTGTAGATAGTGAAAAAGATACTTGGAATATGTGTCCAATACAATTAGAAATTGCGATTAAAGATAGGATTTCGAAAGGTAAAACACCAAAAGCCATTATTCCAGTTCATTTATACGGAATGCCATACAAGGTTGATGAAATTCATAAAATTGCTAAATCTTATAATATTCCTATTGTTGAAGACAGTGCTGAATCATTAGGAAGTGTTTACAAAGGCCAAAATTGTGGAACATTCGGTGATTTATCAATACTATCTTTTAATGGTAATAAAATAATAACAACATCAGGTGGTGGCGCAATAGTCACTAAAACTAAAGAACATAAAGAGCAAGCTATTTTCTTAGCGACTCAAGCTAGAGATAATGCACCGCATTACCAGCATTCTAGTATTGGGTACAATTATAGAATGTCCAACATCGTAGCAGGAATTGGTCGTGGACAGATGACAATTCTTGATAGTCATGTTGCAAAGCGTCGATCTAACCATGAATTATACAGAAAGACATTTCGCAACATAGATAAGATTTCTTTTTTACTAGAACCAGAAGGTAGTTTTTCTAATCGTTGGTTATCTTGCATACTGCTAGATTCAAAAGAAACAAGAGAGGGCTTAAGGTTAGCATTAGAAAAAGAGAATATTGAATCTAGACCTTTATGGAAACCAATGCATCAACAACCAATATTTAAGTCCGCACCAAGTTATCTTAATGGCGTTTCTGATGATTTATTTAATAGAGGTCTTTGTTTACCTAGTGGATCTAATTTATCTGATATGGAATTAAGTAGAGTAACTTATGCTATAAATACGTATTTTGCATTATGA